TGCATGTTACAATCTGAGCCCCCCAATCCTCTACATCTATCTTTCCATTTGATTTTGCTGTTACGTTGACAAGCATGTTGAGATGGAGCAAGCAAaattgaaattattattttagtaaatattttaaGAGAATATCTTGGCATTGTAAGCATGgagctgtttacacttggtattaagatgtgttttcagcgatcggatcacaagtggacgagagagacacatcacgtttacaactggtatttaaatccgtctcttttgtccacttcaACCGATtttgtcctgaatactgtgagggggctgtctgtcgagacggtgggcaagtctctccgctgtcatttaagttatgatgagtttatatggacgcaaactaatattatgtcggagttcACTGCTTGtcttgtaagtaaacatgctgcacatgTGTTTTGTtagtgtatatgtaagagctttctctgaattttcagcacaattgatgaaataagatctcGCAACTTTTACACGCtggcaaaatgaaactgcggagatcagccactttagttttatcaatgaaaggttAAAAAaagcgctgtacaccgtgtgttcgcaccagaagtcagaaaacacgtaaaacattgtgtttagtacctcagattagataaatgggcggagagaaggcggtcgcgtgtggctgctcgaacacattcaaccacatgtgcgtttacactacaaaaccaatccgatcgaaagaggtttcgactacctctaaatgtggtcgaaagtggacgatctcaaaacgttttgaacaccgtttacacctggcattaagtcgcccacttgtgatccgatcgatgaaaaccaagtgtaaacagtctcgatgtgatttaaaaaaaatatattagtggAAAATTTTTTGAATATCTAATCCCACGCCTCCCCGCTCCCACCCACCCCCCGTGAACTCTCACGCCCCCAAGAGGGATCCACTGATCTAAATGATGGAAATATATTTCAGTATTTTTAATATGCTGTTTTCCTTTCCTGTAGAATTATGATAATGGCGACTCTCAGATGGATTCTGCCGAGCTGCTCAAGTTCATTCAACACAATGACAGCGCTGTTCAGATGAACTCTTATGCTGAAGAGGAGAACAACCGCCTGCTCAGGTTATACAcaacatgaatataaacaagttttatttttggggggtaAACCATATATTTGATAGTTGTGTCTGTGTACAAAAAATCAATAGGTTCCTTTCTTGTTTGTATCAATGTAGAGGTCACGAGAGTGTGTTGTGCCCATCTGTGTGCCTGGAAAATCCCCCATTCACAAACATTGATAAAAACAGGCAAACATTTCACAGTGCAAATACGATCTCCTGGCTTGCTAGATAATTggttaaaataacaaacaagaCTTGTGTCATATGTTCCCCTTTAAAATCATTTGACATGCCATGAAAACAATGTTACTCAtcagttcctgtagctcaggaGGTAGAGCACTGCATTAGCAATACAAAGGTCGTAGGTTTGGTCAGAAAAAGGCCAAactatgtaccccagctgtcaatGGGGCTAAacaggtacatattggtatctcaagggtacatattggtaccaaatctgTACTTAATGGCACATAAAAGaatactgccccagtgacagctggggtacatattttgaccattgttTCTAACAGTGTAGGGAACACATTTGGCATCTACTGTACCAAATGAGTAAATGTGAAACCAAATGCATTATTGTATAAAGtatcaaatattttatattgCCTGCATGTATTTCTCAGGAGCCTTTGTGTGGATGCTCTTATTGAGCTCTCAGATGAGAATGCTGACTGGAAGCTCAGCTTTGATGAATTCCTCAACTGTTTAAAACCAGGCTTCAATCCACCTGAGAAGAGTAAgtccattatttatttattaatactgCATAGGACTTGAGGCACACagcaaaaatcagatttttatcTATCTGACtcacatttctttttttagtttgaacagcaaaaacacataaaaaattatgtgttttgTATTAACATATTTTACTAGATACAATCATAGATTACAATTtagtgcttttaaaaaaaagacttaGAAACAAATAATCTTAAATAACATGTACTCTTTTGTGTCTTTTTGCTGTTGTATTAGCTCTTAAGTTATTATTCTGGCAACAGATATAGATGTACTGGATAGTGACAGCATCGTCTGAACAAATTGATCTTATTTCATCGCTTGCAAAATGCGAAATGCAGTTGTGGTTCTAGGAAGCAAAGAGTGCATAAGAGCAAACAGGGATTTTCCACTCTTGCACAGAATGTGCTCCATGCTGAAGAGCAAAGCATGCAGAAGTAGGTGAAAGTTCAGTGGGAGGGATCCGTCTGACATCATATCGAACTACATagtacacattcagacacagaCTCATGGGGCTGCCGATCAGTATAAACAGTCCATGCTAGAGGAGATAATGgaagataaaaataaagaagATAACAAAGATAACTTCTAATTTTCTTCTAGATAGCTTTAGAAACAGACATTTCATGATAGGAATTTCCTGCGCTAAATGTTAAAATCTAGGACACAGGCAAGTTTAGTAGCAGACATCTATGCATTTCACATAAAAATTACTATGGTTTGAGAGTTCTTGTGAAATAACtgaagtacactgaaaaaaatgattcattgaatttaatcaaccTTTttcaaggtaagtggttgcaaccAACACACTTAagctacattcaaacaaaagttttatattttattttactttactaatcttttttgtttaaatgtagcttaaataaattgattgcaaccacctaCCCCAAAAAAAAccattaaattcaatgaatcattcttttcagtgtatattatcaaggaataaataaatatcttcataaatacattttgtaatcaGTGTATTGTTTTTTAGATATACTTTAATATTCTTCCCCTTGTGAACTTAAAGTGATGTGTTGGCAACAATAGACAATAATACAAAGttgtataaaataattttacacattatttatttaaatatatatttatatttaaattacacTGTAAGAAAAATTGGTCtcaagttgtcactggggcagtaccctttaaaaaggtcccaaTATGTACCATCTAGGTGcacatatgtatacatttggcaccaatatgtacctctgaagtactaatatgatCTCTTTTtgaggtgcaaaggtgtactttttggaaagggtaccatcccaatgacagctagggaccttttttctgacagtgcataAAGATAATACATTATCTCTTTAGTGAATAAAAACAGCAGAATTGATGAGTCAATGacaaaacaatctttatttttatttaaaaaatacaattattttgattaaaaaaaactttttaaaatggaTGTAATGCATATTTTTTGATTTAGGAACAACATTATAATACATTCAAAAATAATGTCAGATGGTACAACCAATCGTCTATTTGCAATATACGTTTTAATGCTgtgtcattttaattattagctaaacaatgaatttacatttaacaaACTTACTTGGATGcaggtatacattttaaacaatgaatttacatttaacaaACTTACTTGGATgcaggtatacatttttttttgcctgTGATATCAAATTCctaaatatactttttaaatagaaataaaatgtaatcagaaaaatccAAAGTGCTCAAAAAATAGCTGAAAAAATTGTTTGGGAAAAATTAGTTAGGTGCTCTTTGGTGTAGGGTATACAAAACATCAAAAAAGGGGAATCCAAGGCACTCTTCAtatatcaaaaagtaaaaagcctttatttaaatatggctataacattaaaaacatataaCAGGGCAGTAACCCACGCGTAGCGGCACAGATAGCCTTCTTCAGGGTATGAtagaaataaaatgtgtttgataaaatagcatttttttctaattttacattggttgtaccacctgacacaGAAAGTGTACCAGCATTCTCATTACACTAAAGTAGAAATTTCTTCTGTGTTTGAGAGAAATGTACAAACTTTTCATTCAGCCATAAAGACCAGCTGGGTTTCACTGGATGATATCATGTTTACTGTTTATacttgttaacttcttaataaaaaGGCCATGATTGTGGTCCTACATTGACATTTGAGAACATCCAAATTGTTGGCCAAAAGTTTTTCAAATATCCTTACATCCCAACAACTACTGATATTCATGAAATCTGTTTataggaaatgttttaaaaataaaataatcttaTTTCTTTAATTGAAGAGTTGTCTCAAACTGCTAATTTGTATTTCCCCACCTGTCATTTTACAAGTTTGAgataacaaaacattaaaaaaaatactgaaaatCTATTTAAACTAAATATGTTTTATAGTGAAATGTCATAAATGTATCAAGTTATTTTTATAGTACATAATGCCCCGgacacaaaaatatgcatgtacGCTAGTAGTTTATGGGTACGATGAGAAATTTGAAATGTCTGTGCATTAATACAGAATGCGCTCTGGAAGACGAAACCTTTGAGGATGGAGCCGAGACCCAGGTGGACTGCAACCTTTGCGTCTGCGCATGTGGAAACTGGGTCTGCACTGCCATGACTTGTGATGGTGAGATGAAAGTTTTAAGTACAAACACTTCCAATTACGTCAGAAGAACTGTAATTTCCTGTTATCGTAAAATGATGATGAGTTTACCTTGACTTTCTCCACAGAGAAAACCCCAGCTATAGAGACAGATGGAGGTCAGGAGATGACAGAGGAGGAGTGGACCCGCCGTGTGGCTGAACTCAACAAGCATCAGGACAACTTTTATAGGGTTTTCAACTAGGGTGGCCAATCGTGcaagttccgccggacacgtcctgaACATGTTTTAGagtgcgttctccggaagtcgcgttgctcgaccgcatacgtcatcgaggttctcacatttcagttaaaatacattagaaaattttaaaaaaattttaagacatacaatcattgtagtttcattcttaccttgaaatgtaacggttgctttttttgaaattaaacccgaaatattaaaccttgatgacgtatgcggtcgaccaacgcgacttctggagaacgaacccgaaaacatgtttgcAACATGTTCccaactggcacgaatggccaccctagtttTAAACTGTGGTGCTTTGTCTCATAtgctgttaaaggtgcagtgtgtaaatttttagaatgatctcttgacagaaatgcaaaataatatacaaaactatattatcaggggtgtacaaagacctttcataatgaatcgttatgtgtttattaccttagaacgagatcTTTTtatccccttacatggaagtcgccattttgtgtcgccatttttctacagaagcccttaatggaccattttttttactaagttgtctccgacgatgacatgtttgtccggtggcagctaccgtaccttctctatgtgtttcaaaagcaaggggtgagcagtggactacgctgttggttgcaattcgcaacctcaccactagctgccgctaaaatttacacactgcacctttaaaactaaGTTTAGTAACTTTTATaagttaaattaaatctttcatTGTCAGTTTAATGTTCAGAGTTAAActgaggctatgtttacacaacAACAATGTGCGTTTATGAATAATTTCATTTTCACATAATTgcagcacaaacacagtcctATATGCGCTATTGTTGTTTTggatcaacatgatctcacaaatttctgtgaaatAGAAATAgtaatattttgctcatttttgcGTTTCATTGTCACATGTTTCCGCCGTTTTGCGTGCCCGTGCCACGACTTTTTCGTGTAAGTTTAACGTATTGGTtacattgtcgctttggtttggggttagatttgctgtttgggtaaggatgtcattttatgtaacagaaagtcgttctaaccccaaaccaaagcgacaatggtaaagaaaataggaaaaacagttgagtaaccaatacgtgaaacttacacgaaaaagaaagtcgtggcgCGGGCACGTGGGGTGGTGGAGGTGTGTGACAGTGACATGCAAAAATGGGCAAAATATACCATTACTATTTCAAggattttgtgagatcaggttatTTTGGATATAATTATGCATGCCTATAGAGAGAATTAACACATGCGTATGAAGTCACCGTTATCACAGATTCATGTTTTTACGTAGTTTACACAGATATGACAAAGCCATGTCATCAAAAACTTGCACTTTACACCCATCTTCAAAAGTGTGGATTTTCAGGACCCAAAATGCTGTTGTTGTGTGATTGAATAACAAAACTGCATAAAAGCGTTTACGTCCCAACAACTATACTACAACGATGTGCTTTTATGAATAATTTCGTAAATATGAATAATTACTAAAACTGACCCTGGACTATGCAAAGCGGCAAAATTTTGTTAATTTTCTTGGAGAAGTGTTAATAAACTCTGTATCTTGAGCAGAACAATCACAGTCCTGTAGGACGCTattgttgttttggttatacTTACGCATGCCTATAGACTAAATAAACACATGCGTATGATGTCACCGTTATCACAGATTTGTGTTACGTAGTTTACACCAATATAATAAGGCGATGTCATCAAAAACTTGCACTTCGAAATCCATCTTCACGTTTTCATTTTCACGACCCAAAACGctgttgttatttaaaaaaagccaGATCACATAAAATGCTTTTGTCGCTGTGTGTGTCACTAATCTATTTCAATGAGGTTGTTAGGAGGCATTCGTATTTCACGTTGTcctattaaaaaaatttaaacaaatcaGTAACTGTCCTGTCAGTATTTGATGCAAGATGGATAATGAGAACTCTAGGCTACTGCTTCACTCTCATTGATTGTCGCTCCTTAAAGTCTCtcgtcatttgcataaagctgaattgttctaaactgtgtcaCGTAGCTGAACATGCCAACTTCCTGTCGCCAATGttcattagggctgtcacaatgattaaataatcgtctcatcgcgattatttgacctcattgcgatgatttcagatcaccgcaatgattgcacatttctttaaaaacacaagggggagctgcagcgcctgtataaatgagaccgtatcagattgcgctccttaactgacagcataatgcgatacattgcaaagccattcagtACGgtggaaaaacagcatttaaagaaatgctgcaaaaagtAGTacgaactgccaggtaaaacatacatttccaaaaacatttccaaacaaaattatttcatgaacaaacaaaaaaaaagtttgagaattaaatgtcaaagcaataaaacagacaattaatcgtcataaccatcacaatttattagacaattaaccgtcagccaaatttcataaccgtgaccGCCCTAATGTACATTGTTTATTGTGTCGCCAGAAATCGCTAAGCTtttattgaaatgaatgagattgtgGCGCTCCGCCCATTGCTAGTCATTGGCGGTGTCCACGCAGCTTTAGACTGAATCTGACTTGTAAACTGTTTCCCTCTTTTAGGACACTGTTGAGAAGATGAAAACCAGCACAAAAGAGGTCTAAACCAGGATAGAGAGACGCGGAGATTCCTCTCCTACTGACCACAATCAGGACTCCTAAGATACCGTACTGTTAATGGAAGAATCACGTGGTTTTCCATGAATAGGTTATTTCTTATTACTTTCATTACTAGCCGTACTGCATCTACTCTGTATTTAAGGTGTTTTTATGATACGGTTGTACTTTTGTCCGTATTTTATTAGCTTTTTAt
This genomic interval from Misgurnus anguillicaudatus chromosome 17, ASM2758022v2, whole genome shotgun sequence contains the following:
- the fstl1b gene encoding follistatin-related protein 1b codes for the protein MMFRCLPAVVFLLAVMCCHAEETQSKSKVCANVFCGAGRECAVNEKGEPSCLCIEQCKPHKRSVCGSNGKTYRNHCELHRDACLTGLKIQVAHDGHCKEKKQEKAAASPVVCYVADRNELRRRVIDWLQMEVVPDGWFTKGSNFTDILLKYFKNYDNGDSQMDSAELLKFIQHNDSAVQMNSYAEEENNRLLRSLCVDALIELSDENADWKLSFDEFLNCLKPGFNPPEKKCALEDETFEDGAETQVDCNLCVCACGNWVCTAMTCDEKTPAIETDGGQEMTEEEWTRRVAELNKHQDNFYRVFN